One genomic segment of Hemibagrus wyckioides isolate EC202008001 linkage group LG08, SWU_Hwy_1.0, whole genome shotgun sequence includes these proteins:
- the dbx1b gene encoding homeobox protein DBX1-B has translation MLPGVIAPPAMYPNLLSLPRTLRSAFTAPSSFRVEDLLRIGRETFPPPLPPPASPNSHEAARASSGTDRSSSPPQTTAINTTTHTHTHTEPGYLKFGVNAILAPDTRNASSPPALHTMSPKHFSFPYFDASFHPFIRAAYFPASNSVVPIPGTFSWPLSARGKPRRGMLRRAVFSDVQRKALEKMFQKQKYISKPDRKKLAAKLGLKDSQVKIWFQNRRMKWRNSKERELLSSGGCREQTLPTKMNPNPDLSDVGIKYENLDRDGSHGAFYHPHIGKDLEHGSDSLLTSPSHSSKNSDSSDEEEITVS, from the exons ATGTTGCCCGGGGTTATTGCTCCTCCCGCCATGTATCCCAACCTGCTGTCTCTGCCGCGGACTTTGCGCTCGGCCTTCACGGCGCCGTCCAGCTTCCGGGTGGAGGACCTGCTGCGCATCGGCCGCGAGACCTTCCCGCCACCGCTTCCGCCGCCCGCGAGCCCTAACTCTCACGAGGCTGCGCGTGCTTCCTCCGGGACCGACAGGAGCAGCTCACCGCCGCAGACCACCGCCATCAACacgaccacacacacccacacacacaccgagcccGGATACCTGAAGTTCGGGGTGAACGCCATCCTCGCACCTGATACCAGAAACG CATCATCTCCACCTGCACTGCACACCATGAGCCCCAAACACTTTTCCTTCCCCTACTTTGACGCTTCGTTCCATCCGTTCATCAGAGCTGCCTATTTTCCAG CTTCAAACTCAGTGGTCCCTATACCGGGAACCTTCTCATGGCCACTTTCGGCAAGAGGAAAGCCCAGGAGAGGCATGCTGAGGCGGGCCGTGTTTTCCGACGTACAGCGCAAAGCTCTGGAGAAAATGTTTCAGAAGCAGAAATACATTAGCAAACCAGACAGGAAGAAGCTAGCCGCTAAACTGGGCCTGAAAGACTCTCAG GTAAAAATATGGTTCCAAAACCGAAGAATGAAATGGCGGAATTCCAAAGAGAGGGAACTTTTGTCGTCAGGTGGCTGTCGGGAACAAACTCTGCCCACGAAGATGAACCCAAACCCGGATCTCAGCGACGTCGGGATAAAGTACGAGAATCTGGACAGGGACGGCTCACACGGTGCCTTCTATCATCCTCACATAGGCAAAGATCTGGAACACGGCTCAGATTCACTCCTCACGTCTCCGTCACACTCCAGCAAGAACTCGGACTCGTCAGACGAGGAAGAAATCACCGTGTCGTAG